Within Coregonus clupeaformis isolate EN_2021a unplaced genomic scaffold, ASM2061545v1 scaf1010, whole genome shotgun sequence, the genomic segment TCTGGTGATACCTGCCTCCTGCCCCCCAGGTGAGGAACcaggaggttagggttaacacCTGTCTGGTGATACCTGCCTCCTGCCCACCAGGTGAGGAACcaggaggttagggttaacacGCCTGTCCACCATAACACCTGTCTGGTGATACCTGCCTCCTGCCCACCAGGTGAGGAACCAGGAGCCTGAGGCCATGTTCAGACTGAAGTCTCTGGTGAAGGAGAGGTTCACTGAGACACACGGCAGACTGTCTGAAGGAGAACTACAAAACCACGTCAAGCTGGTCAGCTTTAAGGAGAGCGTCAGAAACGCACTCAAAACAAGTGAGGCATACGCAtggacgccacacacacacacacacacacacacacacacacacacacacacacacacacatatacacacacacacacacacacacacacacacacacacacacacacacacactagttctATGTAGACTAGAGACTAGCATCATGGTCACTGGGAAACGTATCTTGTGTGTATGTTCTGTCTACATCAGTGAACCCTGAGGCAGCAGAGAATATGGAGGAGGAGCTGGATGAGGATATTGCTGTGACGCAGAGTGAGGTTAACTTCACCTGTCCCCTCACTcaggttggtctctcctcctgtcagtgtcattaccatgtagctaacctgtctccctcactcaggttggtctctcctcctgtcagtgtcattaccatgtagctaacctgtctcctcactcaggttggtctctcctcctgtcagtgtcattaccatgtagctaacctgtctcctcactcaggttggtctctcctcctgtcagtgtcattaccatgtagctaacctgtctccctcactcaggttggtctctcctcctgtcagtgtcattaccatgtagctaacctgtctcctcactcaggttggtctctcctcctgtcagtgtcattaccatgtagctaacctgtctccctcactcaggttggtctctcctcctgtcagtgtcattaccatgtagctaacctgtcccctcactcaggttggtctctcctcctgtcagtgtcattaccatgtagctaacctgtctcctcactcaggttggtctctcctcctgtcagtgtcattaccatgtagctaacctgtcccctcactcaggttggtctctcctcctgtcagtgtcattaccatgtagctaacctgtcccctcactcaggttggtctctcctcctgtcagtgtcattaccatgtagctaacctgtctcctcactcaggttggtctctcctcctgtcagtgtcattaccatgtagctaacctgtcccctcactcaggttggtctctcctcctgtcagtgtcattaccatgtagctaacctgtcccctcactcaggttggtctctcctcctgtcagtgtcattaccatgtagctaacctgtctcctcactcaggttggtctctcctcctgtcagtgtcattaccatgtagccaacctgtctcctcactcaggttggtctctcctcctgtcagtgtcattaccatgtagctaacctgtcccctcactcaggttggtctctcctcctgtcagtgtcattaccatgtagctaacctgtcccctcactcaggttggtctctcctcctgtcagtgtcattaccatgtagctaacctgtctcctcactcaggttggtctcctgtcagtgtcattaccatgtagctaacctgtcccctcactcaggttggtctcacctcctgtcagtgtcattaccatgtagctaacctgtctcctcactcaggttggtctctcttcctgtcagtgtcattaccatgtagctaacctgtctcctcactcaggttggtctctcctcctgtcagtgtcattaccatgtagctaacctgtcccctcactcaggttggtctctcctcctgtcagtgtcattaccatgtagctaacctgtctcctcactcaggttggtctctcctcctgtcagtgtcattaccatgtagctaacctgtctcctcactcaggttggtctctcctcctgtcagtgtcattaccatgtagctaacctgtcccctcactcaggttggtctctcctcctgtcagtgtcattaccatgtagctaacctgtcccctcactcaggttggtctctcctcctgtcagtgtcattaccatgtagctaacctgtcccctcactcaggttggtctctcctcctgtcagtgtcattaccatgtagctaacctgtctcctcactcaggttggtctctcctcctgtcagtgtcattaccatgtagctaacctgtctcctcactcaggttggttctcctgtcagtgtcattaccatgtagctaacctgtcccctcactcaggttggtctctcctcctgtcagtgtcattaccatgtagctaacctgtctcctcactcaggttggtctctcctcctgtcagtgtcattaccatgtagctaacctgtcccctcactcaggttggtctctcctcctgtcagtgtcattaccatgtagctaacctgtctcctcactcaggttggtctctcctcctgtcagtgtcattaccatgtagctaacctgtctcctcactcaggttggtctctcttcctgtcagtgtcattaccatgtagctaacctgtctcctcactcaggttggtctcctgtcagtgtcattaccatgtagctaacctgtcccctcactcaggttggtctctcctcctgtcagtgtcattaccatgtagctaacctgtctcctcactcaggttggtctctcttcctgtcagtgtcattaccatgtagctaacctgtctcctcactcaggttggtctctcctcctgtcagtgtcattaccatgtagctaacctgtcccctcactcaggttggtctctcctcctgtcagtgtcattaccatgtagctaacctgtctcctcactcaggttggtctctcctcctgtcagtgtcattaccatgtagctaacctgtctcctcactcaggttggtctctcctcctgtcagtgtcattaccatgtagctaacctgtcccctcactcaggttggtctctcctcctgtcagtgtcattaccatgtagctaacctgtcccctcactcaggttggtctctcctcctgtcagtgtcattaccatgtagctaacctgtcccctcactcaggttggtctctcctcctgtcagtgtcattaccatgtagctaacctgtctcctcactcaggttggtctctcctcctgtcagtgtcattaccatgtagctaacctgtcccctcactcaggttggtctcctgtcagtgtcattaccatgtagctaacctgtcccctcactcaggttggtctctcctcctgtcagtgtcattaccatgtagctaacctgtctcctcactcaggttggtctctcctcctgtcagtgtcattaccatgtagctaacctgtcccctcactcaggttggtctctcctcctgtcagtgtcattaccatgtagctaacctgtctcctcactcaggttggtctctcctcctgtcagtgtcattaccatgtagctaacctgtctcctcactcaggttggtctctcctcctgtcagtgtcattaccatgtagctaacctgtctcctcactcaggttggtctctcctcctgtcagtgtcattaccatgtagctaacctgtctcctcactcaggttggtctctcctcctgtcagtgtcattaccatgtagctaacctgtctcctcactcaggttggtctctcctcctgtcagtgtcattaccatgtagctaacctgtcccctcactcaggttggtctctcctcctgtcagtgtcattaccatgtagctaacctgtcccctcactcaggttggtctctcctcctgtcagtgtcattaccatgtagctaacctgtcccctcactcaggttggtctctcctcctgtcagtgtcattaccatgtagctaacctgtcccctcactcaggttggtctcctgtcagtgtcattaccatgtagctaacctgtcccctcactcaggttggtctctcctcctgtcagtgtcattaccatgtagctaacctgtctcctcactcaggttggtctctcctcctgtcagtgtcattaccatgtagctaacctgtcccctcactcaggttggtctctcctcctgtcagtgtcattaccatgtagctaacctgtcccctcactcaggttggtctctcctcctgtcagtgtcattaccatgtagctaacctgtctcctcactcaggttggtctctcctcctgtcagtgtcattaccatgtagctaacctgtcccctcactcaggttggtctcctgtcagtgtcattaccatgtagctaacctgtcccctcactcaggttggtctctcctcctgtcagtgtcattaccatgtagctaacctgtctcctcactcaggttggtctctcctcctgtcagtgtcattaccatgtagctaacctgtcccctcactcaggttggtctctcctcctgtcagtgtcattaccatgtagctaacctgtctcctcactcaggttggtctctcctcctgtcagtgtcattaccatgtagctaacctgtctcctcactcaggttggtctctcctcctgtcagtgtcattaccatgtagctaacctgtcccctcactcaggttggtctctcctcctgtcagtgtcattaccatgtagctaacctgtctcctcactcaggttggtctctcctcctgtcagtgtcattaccatgtagctaacctgtctcctcactcaggttggtctctcctcctgtcagtgtcattaccatgtagctaacctgtcccctcactcaggttggtctctcctcctgtcagtgtcattaccatgtagctaacctgtcccctcactcaggttggtctctcctcctgtcagtgtcattaccatgtagctaacctgtcccctcactcaggttggtctctcttcctgtcagtgtcattaccatgtagctaacctgtcccctcactcaggttggtctcctgtcagtgtcattaccatgtagctaacctgtcccctcactcaggttggtctctcctcctgtcagtgtcattaccatgtagctaacctgtcccctcactcaggttggtctctcctcctgtcagtgtcattaccatgtagctaacctgtcccctcactcaggttggtctctcctcctgtcagtgtcattaccatgtagctaacctgtcccctcactcaggttggtctctcctcctgtcagtgtcattaccatgtaGCACTTGACATGTCATATGACAACTCACATTTCACTTgaatgtggttgttgtcttgtgttTTTCCCCATTTCAGTAATTCATGATACGTATGTTTGGTATTTCTTTACCACTGTAACTAAAACGTCTCTGCGACAGGACAATGAAGCTTTACAGTGTGGTTCTCGCCGTGTTGTTGTGTGGGCCTGCAGGTGGAGATGGTGAACCCAATGAAGAACAAAAAGTGTAACCACCACTACGACCGGGACGCCATTATGGGGATGATCAGCGCCAGGCAAAGCCAGAAGAAGAAGTTACGGTGAGACATATGATATTCCTAACGACTGGTTCACACGTTGTCGTGTTTCGGCATTTCATTTTACAGTACGTTTGTTGTCTTGAGTCTGCCTGCCCCTGTTGCCGTAGCACCTCGTCAATCAGGACGTGCTGTCGTCTCTCTGCACTAGCCTGCTGTTTTCTCACCTGTCGTTACGCTTAAACAACTGTTGCAGTAAAACAGATTGATGACACGGTTCTTTCTCCCTCCCACAGCTGTCCGGTGGTTGGCTGTGGCAATACGGACGTGAAGCagggagacctgatcctagatcagattaTGAAGAGACAGATCCAGAAGAGGTAGACTGCCAAGACATGATTCTGGTCCAGAAGAGGTAGACTACCAAGACATGATTCTGGGGTACGCCACTCATCAATCCTGACAATAAGAATTCCACTTTAATTTAGTTTAAACGtgactttttgttgttgtgacCAAATGTATTGCTGCTCTGTGTGGTGTAATTTGGTCATCACAGAATTGCACTATTCAGAAGTTTTATAAAACAACATCTCTTTGTTTATACATAAGGGATTCATCTTTTTCAGTCAGTTCAATAAAAGTTTTGATACAATTTACCTATCAATAAAGTCATTGGGATGCACTTCAGAGAACAGCAGCATCCTAAGCCTTTGGTGTTGAGAACCTGCAGTTGCTGTATTAGACCACTGGGGGGCAGTGTCATCCCTGGAATACACCGCAAAGGGCTCAGGAGAGGTGACTCAGGTCGTGAGGAGAGAAGCTGGATAATCATAACTTATTATGAGAGAGTTGGGCTGAATTAATTAGAGAATGGGGGGGTTTCCTAAATACTTACAAACGATAGAAAGATCATGTCTGTAACATTCAAAGTGAAAAGATTATTGAATCAAGGATGTGGAAATAATAAAATATCTGTTTTCAGTTCCATCCTAAAAGGAGACCATTTCATTGTGTGAAATCTGTGAATCAATTCAGTTGAGTGATTTCAATCTGTCTCCTCCTGCCTGTCCTCCTGACTCCCTGTAAACTGAAGACTCTTTGTTCTCAGGACAGAAACAAACAAAGAGCGTGCTGAGATGGAACTAGGTGAAGCTAATCTTTTAATAATCTTACGTCAGGTTTTTTTAATAAGATTTCAGATGCAGCTTGCTTATTGTgtgtccccccctcccccctcatctATGACTttgtcccaaataacaccctattccctatgtagagcaCTACCATTGACCTGGGCCcattaggtgccatttgggacgtcacCTTGTAAAGGGTAGGGCATGCCGTACTAACCATCTGCAGACAGAATTGAGAACAGAGAAAAAATGATTTACAGACAAACAATAGAAAACTTTTGTGAGTCGTTCATTCACATCCAAACTGGGGCAGTTTTCTATTAAAGATCAAATCAAGTTGTCTGCCCGTCTACAATGTAGTTACATCACAGTtaatttcacagcagtttaggtTGTGTAGGCAAACCAATTGACACTCACCATTAGTGCCAGCCTGTCCAATCTCTAGGTCTGTGTCAGAGTATACTCCATACACTCCACTCAGGgttaatcccaaatggcaccctattccctatatagtgcactacagacCTGGGATAACTATGCTTTGGGGAATGTAATTATTTTCCCGGGGGAAACAAATAGTTACTTTGGAGGTGACTtacaactatttgaatacagatttCAGAAAGTGACTACTTTTcaaaactatttgaatacagatctcaggaAGTGACTACTTTTCTGAAACTGGATTGGCTGCCTTCAAACTTTCAACCAATCTCTGACAGTAATGTTTGATCTACACAGTACATGTCTATCTAAACATGTTGTAAATGTCCGTTCTCCTGACTGTCCATTGCCCCAGCTGTAGATAATGAGGTCAAACCAATGATATTTTGTACAGATAAGTATAAATAAGTtatgacactcaactactctgACTCGTTCAACATGCACTGaaaaggtagcttagtggttagagcgttgtgccagtaaccgaaaggtcgctggttctaatccccgagccgactaggtgaaaaatctgtcgatgtgcccttgagcaaggcacttaaccctaattgctcctgtaagtcgctctggataagagcgtctgctaaaaaataaataaattttaAAAAAGGTTGAAAGCTGCAATTTATTATGATACCTGAAAATGCTGCAGAGTAATT encodes:
- the LOC121542572 gene encoding E3 SUMO-protein ligase NSE2; amino-acid sequence: MSLSVVHSTLSSLKTCRTDIGTGMDIVTDVALDVAETAGTENDAVLKKLDLMMLECAKLDREINCFVEVVDYVTAEVRNQEPEAMFRLKSLVKERFTETHGRLSEGELQNHVKLVSFKESVRNALKTMNPEAAENMEEELDEDIAVTQSEVNFTCPLTQVEMVNPMKNKKCNHHYDRDAIMGMISARQSQKKKLRCPVVGCGNTDVKQGDLILDQIMKRQIQKR